Proteins from a genomic interval of Zingiber officinale cultivar Zhangliang chromosome 2A, Zo_v1.1, whole genome shotgun sequence:
- the LOC122044427 gene encoding type IV inositol polyphosphate 5-phosphatase 6-like isoform X1: protein MSYTDCNGGFLSDDFSGEISELESPLETNSAAAATAPAPIDNLTLFVGTWNVAGRTPGGPGMFHLGDWLMPTPSPADMFVLGFQEIVRLSAGNVLGAEDTGPARRWLSLVDQALNSTHEEAPDSAAYRLAASKQMVGVFLCVWVRAGLAPLVSDVKVSCVRRGIMGCTGNKGSISISITLQRTTTLCFVCTHLASGEKDGDELRRNLDVIEIMKRTRFPPTRENCSPETILEHDKIVWLGDLNYRLAGDTRQLLQKNDWRALLEKDQLQIEKRAGRVFSGFEEGPIEFMPTYKYLTNSDVYTIKPAKSRGKRRTPAWCDRILWRGKGMKQVLYGRGESQFSDHRPVYSFFSLQMNYEQPEVAAAGECRGSKVGVGKTAAAMGDGGDRNSKSRSSSSSSSSSSWTRVQAEELLLCSRTRS, encoded by the exons ATGAGTTACACCGACTGCAATGGCGGATTCCTTTCCGACGACTTCTCCGGTGAGATATCGGAACTCGAGAGCCCACTGGAAACCAACTCGGCAGCTGCTGCTACTGCCCCTGCTCCGATTGATAACCTCAC GCTGTTCGTGGGGACGTGGAATGTGGCCGGGAGGACTCCGGGAGGCCCAGGGATGTTCCACCTGGGAGATTGGCTCATGCCCACGCCTTCTCCGGCCGACATGTTTGTACTCGG GTTTCAGGAAATCGTCCGGTTAAGCGCCGGAAACGTGCTGGGGGCGGAGGACACTGGCCCGGCGCGCAGGTGGCTTAGTCTGGTTGACCAGGCACTGAACTCCACCCACGAGGAGGCGCCGGACTCCGCCGCGTACCGCCTTGCCGCCAGCAAGCAGATGGTGGGCGTGTTCCTGTGCGTGTGGGTGCGAGCCGGCCTCGCGCCGCTAGTCTCCGACGTCAAGGTTTCCTGCGTGCGGAGGGGCATCATGGGCTGCACGGGAAACAAG GGGTCGATCTCGATCAGCATAACGCTCCAGCGGACGACGACGCTCTGCTTCGTTTGCACCCATCTGGCGTCAGGAGAGAAGGACGGCGACGAGCTCAGGAGGAACCTGGACGTCATAGAGATCATGAAAAGGACGCGATTTCCTCCTACCAGAGAAAATTGCTCGCCGGAGACGATTCTGGAGCACGA TAAGATCGTATGGTTGGGAGATCTCAATTACAGGTTGGCCGGTGATACTCGCCAACTGTTGCAGAAGAATGACTGGCGAGCGTTGCTAGAGAAAGATCAG CTTCAGATTGAGAAGAGAGCTGGCCGCGTTTTTTCGGGATTTGAAGAAGGGCCGATAGAATTCATGCCAACCTACAAATACCTTACTAATTCAGATGTTTACACGATCAAACCTGCCAAATCAAGAGGAAAGAGGCGCACTCCGGCTTG GTGCGATCGTATCTTGTGGAGAGGGAAGGGGATGAAGCAAGTGTTGTACGGACGAGGAGAATCGCAGTTTTCCGACCACCGCCCGGTTTATTCCTTCTTTTCGTTGCAGATGAATTATGAACAGCCGGAGGTAGCAGCGGCCGGTGAATGCAGAGGAAGCAAGGTCGGTGTTGGGAAAACGGCTGCTGCCATGGGCGATGGTGGTGACAGGAATTCCAAGAGTAgaagctcctcctcctcctcgtcgtcgtcgtcatGGACGAGAGTGCAGGCGGAGGAGCTGCTGCTCTGTTCAAGAACAAGAAGCTGA
- the LOC122044427 gene encoding type IV inositol polyphosphate 5-phosphatase 6-like isoform X2: MSYTDCNGGFLSDDFSGEISELESPLETNSAAAATAPAPIDNLTLFVGTWNVAGRTPGGPGMFHLGDWLMPTPSPADMFVLGFQEIVRLSAGNVLGAEDTGPARRWLSLVDQALNSTHEEAPDSAAYRLAASKQMVGVFLCVWVRAGLAPLVSDVKVSCVRRGIMGCTGNKGSISISITLQRTTTLCFVCTHLASGEKDGDELRRNLDVIEIMKRTRFPPTRENCSPETILEHDKIVWLGDLNYRLAGDTRQLLQKNDWRALLEKDQIEKRAGRVFSGFEEGPIEFMPTYKYLTNSDVYTIKPAKSRGKRRTPAWCDRILWRGKGMKQVLYGRGESQFSDHRPVYSFFSLQMNYEQPEVAAAGECRGSKVGVGKTAAAMGDGGDRNSKSRSSSSSSSSSSWTRVQAEELLLCSRTRS, translated from the exons ATGAGTTACACCGACTGCAATGGCGGATTCCTTTCCGACGACTTCTCCGGTGAGATATCGGAACTCGAGAGCCCACTGGAAACCAACTCGGCAGCTGCTGCTACTGCCCCTGCTCCGATTGATAACCTCAC GCTGTTCGTGGGGACGTGGAATGTGGCCGGGAGGACTCCGGGAGGCCCAGGGATGTTCCACCTGGGAGATTGGCTCATGCCCACGCCTTCTCCGGCCGACATGTTTGTACTCGG GTTTCAGGAAATCGTCCGGTTAAGCGCCGGAAACGTGCTGGGGGCGGAGGACACTGGCCCGGCGCGCAGGTGGCTTAGTCTGGTTGACCAGGCACTGAACTCCACCCACGAGGAGGCGCCGGACTCCGCCGCGTACCGCCTTGCCGCCAGCAAGCAGATGGTGGGCGTGTTCCTGTGCGTGTGGGTGCGAGCCGGCCTCGCGCCGCTAGTCTCCGACGTCAAGGTTTCCTGCGTGCGGAGGGGCATCATGGGCTGCACGGGAAACAAG GGGTCGATCTCGATCAGCATAACGCTCCAGCGGACGACGACGCTCTGCTTCGTTTGCACCCATCTGGCGTCAGGAGAGAAGGACGGCGACGAGCTCAGGAGGAACCTGGACGTCATAGAGATCATGAAAAGGACGCGATTTCCTCCTACCAGAGAAAATTGCTCGCCGGAGACGATTCTGGAGCACGA TAAGATCGTATGGTTGGGAGATCTCAATTACAGGTTGGCCGGTGATACTCGCCAACTGTTGCAGAAGAATGACTGGCGAGCGTTGCTAGAGAAAGATCAG ATTGAGAAGAGAGCTGGCCGCGTTTTTTCGGGATTTGAAGAAGGGCCGATAGAATTCATGCCAACCTACAAATACCTTACTAATTCAGATGTTTACACGATCAAACCTGCCAAATCAAGAGGAAAGAGGCGCACTCCGGCTTG GTGCGATCGTATCTTGTGGAGAGGGAAGGGGATGAAGCAAGTGTTGTACGGACGAGGAGAATCGCAGTTTTCCGACCACCGCCCGGTTTATTCCTTCTTTTCGTTGCAGATGAATTATGAACAGCCGGAGGTAGCAGCGGCCGGTGAATGCAGAGGAAGCAAGGTCGGTGTTGGGAAAACGGCTGCTGCCATGGGCGATGGTGGTGACAGGAATTCCAAGAGTAgaagctcctcctcctcctcgtcgtcgtcgtcatGGACGAGAGTGCAGGCGGAGGAGCTGCTGCTCTGTTCAAGAACAAGAAGCTGA